CGTCCCATGTGAGCAACAATATAAGTCGCAGCACAGATAACGGCAAAGATAGTCATCGCCTCTGCGGAACGGTTGATAGAGTTTCTCCAGTTTTGACGGAAAAGTAGTAATACCGCAGAGATTAATGTACCAGCGTGACCAATACCTACCCACCATACGAAACCTGTAATATCCCAAGCCCATCCAACTGTCTTGTTTAATCCCCAAGCTCCTATACCATACCAAAATGTGTAACTAACACTAAATACCCAAAGCAAAGCTCCTGCTACAGCTACAATGAATCCTATCCACCAAGCTTTGTTTGGTTTATTTTCTACAGGTAAAAGAACCTCGTCAGAAATTCTTCTGTACGTAATGTCTTTACCGGTTATTAACGGTTCTCTTAATATCGATTCGTGATGAGATGCCATATTTTCTTTTTAATAATATCCTAAAATTAAGCCTCTTGTAACCCTGTGTTCGTGATCTTTGTCATATAACCAACACCTGCCTGAACGTTGATCTCTTCTAAAACGTAGTATACTCTTTCGTTTTTAAGCGCTTTCGATACTTCCGAGTTAGGGTCGTTTGCATCACCAAAGATGATAGCGTTTGAAGCACAGGTTTGTTGACAAGCCATTTTGATATCACCATCTTTAAGCTCTCTTCTTTCGATCTTAGCTTGCAGCTTACCAGCCTGAATACGTTGGATACACATTGAACATTTTTCCATAACACCACGGAAACGTGTAGTTACATCAGGGTTTAGTACTAATTGTGTAAACTCGTTATTTAAGTAGTTATCGAAACGAGAATCGTTCCAGTAGTTAAACCAATTGAAACGACGAACTTTGAAAGGACAGTTGTTAGCACAATATCTTGTACCTACGCAACGGTTATAAGCCATATGATTTAAACCGTCTGAAGAATGTACAGTTGCCAATACCGGACAAACAGTTTCACAAGGTGCATGGTCACAATGTTGACACATCATTGGCTGATGAACCACAGAGATGTTTTCCATTCTGCCTTGTATCTTCTCGATCTCTTTCTCCTCTGTAATTGACTTCCCTTCTTCGTTGAAAGTATAGTAACGATCTATACGTATCCAGTGCATTTCACGACGACGACGAACCTCGTCTCTTCCTACAACCGGAACGTTATTTTCAATGTTACAAGCAACAATACAAGCTCCACAACCAGTACAAGCATTCAGATCGATTGCCATTACCCAGTTGTTTCCAGGTGTTTCATATTTCTTCCATAAATCATAAGTTTTATGGTGATTATGAGGATTTCCAGTTGCCGGATCTTTTTTATAATCTGCGAAAGAAGCTTCTCTGATCACATTTCTACCTTCGTAAGAATGATGAGTTTGAGTTTGTGCCAATTCGTAATAACCTGAAACCTGCTCGATAGTTACTGTTGAAGCTCCTAAGAAAGGATAAGCATTTTTGCCTAAACCGGTTCCAACTTTACCCGCTTTCTCTCTACCATAACCCAAGGCAATTGCCACAGTTTCCTGTGCCTGGCCAGGCTGTAATAATAAAGGTAGTTCAACCGAGTAATCTCCGGCAGTTACCTTTACCAGGCTATTTTCTTTCAATCCTAATTTCTCAGCAAATTTAGGATTCACTGCTGCGTAGTTATCCCATGTCACTTTCGATATAGGATCTGGTGTTTCTTGTAGTACCGGATTGTTTGCCTGCTCACCAGCCCCCATAACGCCAGTATATAAGCAAAGCTCAATAGCATCTGTAGTTTTGTATTTCGTAGCTAACGATGATGCCACTGCAGCTATGTTTCCGTTAAAGCTATAAGAAGAAGCTGCTTTTGGCGCAGTTAAAACAAGACCTGTTTGTAATACATCCTGCCATGTTTTTCCTGATCCAGGAAGAATTGTTGCTTCCCAATTGCTTTTCACGAAAGTGTAATAATCAGGAGTAGTACTTTCTGCCCATACCAATAAGCTTTCTTCTGCTTGTCTGGTATTATAAATAGGGTTAATAGTAGGCTGAATGATAGTATAATAACCAGACAATGCATTTGCATCACCCCATGCCTCCAGGTAGTTATTATTTGCAGCAACTACATTTGATAAAGCAGCTGTTTCATCTTCTCTATCAGCAAAAGAAACTTTTAAAGCAACCTTTTCTAAAGCTTCTTTTAATGACTTATTGTCTGCGTAAGTATACGCAGGGTTAGTATCCAAGAAAAAGATAGCACCAACTGCTCCAGCTTTTGCATCTTTAACCAATGTAGCAAAATCAGTATCGTTACCTGTGTATTGGTTACTGTTATTATCTAAATCTATAGTAGCGCCATAGCTTCCCAAAACGCTATTGATTGCATTAA
This genomic interval from Pseudopedobacter saltans DSM 12145 contains the following:
- a CDS encoding TAT-variant-translocated molybdopterin oxidoreductase translates to MESTKKYWKGLEELNKTPEFVEKNKGEFAEPLPIEEVLEGSGLKASTPRRDFLKTMGFGLGAVTLAACNTAPVRKSIPYLIKPEDVTPGVPNYYASSFKGTGVIVKTREGRPIKLEGNPACPINAGGLDAQGQASVLDLYDNSKLHGPLLNGKDSSWEDVDKFVKAELSKIQAAGKSIVVLSSTVNSPSTKKVIAEFTAKYPNTKHVTYDAVSYAGIIKANADSFGKAVIPQYNFEKAQVVVSFGADFLGSWISPSQFSVQYFKNRNHKSLAEKKMSRHIQFESILSQAGSTADSRIVIKPSQEAAAVLALYAELTGSSVSGGNLSSNPAAATAVKLAAKELSAAKGAALVISGSNDPEIQTVVNAINSVLGSYGATIDLDNNSNQYTGNDTDFATLVKDAKAGAVGAIFFLDTNPAYTYADNKSLKEALEKVALKVSFADREDETAALSNVVAANNNYLEAWGDANALSGYYTIIQPTINPIYNTRQAEESLLVWAESTTPDYYTFVKSNWEATILPGSGKTWQDVLQTGLVLTAPKAASSYSFNGNIAAVASSLATKYKTTDAIELCLYTGVMGAGEQANNPVLQETPDPISKVTWDNYAAVNPKFAEKLGLKENSLVKVTAGDYSVELPLLLQPGQAQETVAIALGYGREKAGKVGTGLGKNAYPFLGASTVTIEQVSGYYELAQTQTHHSYEGRNVIREASFADYKKDPATGNPHNHHKTYDLWKKYETPGNNWVMAIDLNACTGCGACIVACNIENNVPVVGRDEVRRRREMHWIRIDRYYTFNEEGKSITEEKEIEKIQGRMENISVVHQPMMCQHCDHAPCETVCPVLATVHSSDGLNHMAYNRCVGTRYCANNCPFKVRRFNWFNYWNDSRFDNYLNNEFTQLVLNPDVTTRFRGVMEKCSMCIQRIQAGKLQAKIERRELKDGDIKMACQQTCASNAIIFGDANDPNSEVSKALKNERVYYVLEEINVQAGVGYMTKITNTGLQEA